The following coding sequences are from one Diospyros lotus cultivar Yz01 chromosome 7, ASM1463336v1, whole genome shotgun sequence window:
- the LOC127805972 gene encoding putative chloride channel-like protein CLC-g isoform X1 — protein MSNDADEEDCSPSQPLLPTALRRSASNTTSQVALVGSNLSPIESLDYEIAENDLFKQDWRRRSKIQIGQYIFMKWTLCFLLGTLVCLIGFTVNLSVENIAGIKFVVTSNMMLYKKYLMAFLVFSVSNFSLTLLSSLITEFISREAAGSGIPEVKAYLNGVDAPGIFSLRTLVVKIVGSVLAVSSSLVIGKAGPMVHVGGCVAALVAQGGSKKYRLTWKWLQYFKNDRDLRDLVTCGSAAGMAVSFRAPVGGLLFAFEEMASWWRSALLWRAFFTTAVVAIFLRALIDVCFNGKCGLFGTGGLIMFDVTSASTTYHIEDVLPVLLLGVVGGILGGLFNFLLDNVLKLYSLINKKGAFYKILLACSISIFTSLLLFGLPWLASCQPCPADATEPCPTIGRSGNYKKFQCRPGHYNDLASLIFNTNDDAIKNLFSKNTDSEFHLSSICIFFVTCFFLSIFSYGIAVPAGLFVPVILIGASYGRLVGMLVGSHSNLNHGLFAVLGSASLLGGSMRMTVSLCVIILELTNNLLLLPLVMLVLLVSKTVADAFNGNIYDLIMKLKAFPYLEAHAEPYMRLLTVGDVVTGPLQVFHAIEKVSNIVHVLRTTRHNGFPVIDDSPFSETPMLFGLVLRAHLLTLLKKKAFQPTPVRISDDALEQFTSENFAKQGLGDGDKIEDVDLTEEDMEMFIDLHPFTNTSPYTVVETMSLAKALILFREVGLRHLLVVPKMSNGQPVVGILTRHDFMPEYILAWHPLLVRSRWKRLRIQLPRWVKFF, from the exons ATGTCGAACGATGCGGACGAAGAAGACTGCTCCCCTAGCCAGCCGCTCCTCCCTACGGCACTTCGCCGGTCGGCGTCGAACACTACCTCGCAGGTCGCCCTCGTCGGCTCCAACCTCTCCCCCATCGAAAGCCTCGACTATGA GATAGCAGAGAATGATTTGTTCAAGCAAGACTGGCGGAGGCGGAGCAAGATCCAGATAGGCCAGTACATCTTCATGAAGTGGACGCTCTGTTTCCTCCTGGGGACTCTTGTCTGCTTGATCGGCTTCACCGTCAACCTGTCCGTCGAGAACATCGCGGGCATCAAGTTCGTCGTTACCTCCAACATGATGTTGTACAAAAA GTATTTGATGGCATTTCTGGTATTTTCTGTATCAAATTTCTCGCTCACTTTGCTATCAAGTTTAATTACGGAATTTATATCACGGGAGGCTGCTGGGTCAGGAATACCAGAAGTAAAGGCCTACTTGAATGGAGTGGATGCACCAGGAATATTTTCCCTGAGGACCCTGGTTGTTAAG ATTGTTGGTAGCGTTCTTGCTGTGTCATCTTCTCTTGTCATTGGAAAGGCTGGACCCATGGTGCATGTTGGTGGATGTGTTGCTGCATTAGTGGCTCAGGGTGGCTCAAAGAAATATAGGTTGACTTGGAAATGGTTACAGTATTTCAAGAATGATCGAGATCTGCGAGATCTTGTAACCTGTGGATCAGCTGCTGGAATGGCCGTTTCCTTTCGTGCCCCAGTTGGCGGGCTGTTGTTTGCTTTTGAAGAAATGGCATCATG GTGGAGAAGTGCCCTCCTATGGAGAGCTTTTTTCACAACAGCTGTTGTTGCAATTTTTCTTCGTGCTCTGATTGATGTTTGTTTTAATGGAAAATGTGGGCTATTTGGTACTGGGGGTCTGATAATGTTTGATGTCACTTCAGCAAGTACTACTTACCACATTGAGGATGTGCTGcctgttcttcttcttggagTTGTAGGGGGTATATTGGGAGGtttattcaattttcttttagatAATGTTCTCAAGTTATACAGCCTAATTAATAA gAAAGGCGCCTTTTACAAAATACTTCTTGCCTGTTCAATCTCCATTTTTACCTCCCTCCTTTTATTTGGATTACCATGGCTTGCATCTTGCCAACCTTGCCCAGCTGATGCAACAGAACCTTGCCCTACTATTGGCCGATCTGGTAACTACAAGAAGTTTCAATGTCGTCCTGGTCACTACAATGATCTTGCCAGCCTCATTTTCAATACAAATGATGACGCAATCAAAAACCTATTCAGCAAGAACACTGATTCGGAGTTTCACTTATCATCAATTTGTATATTCTTTGTCACCTGCTTTTTCCTCAGTATCTTTAGTTATGGAATTGCAGTTCCTGCTGGTCTCTTTGTTCCTGTTATCTTGATTGGTGCATCTTATGGACGTCTTGTTGGAATGCTAGTTGGTTCACACTCAAACCTTAATCATGGACTTTTTGCTGTTCTGGGTTCTGCTTCACTGCTTGGTGGATCTATGAGGATGACAGTTTCCTTGTGTGTAATTATCCTAGAATTGACCAATAACTTATTGCTTCTCCCCCTTGTAATGCTGGTCCTTCTCGTTTCAAAGACTGTAGCTGATGCATTCAATGGAAACATTTATGACCTTATTATGAAGTTGAAGGCATTCCCTTACCTAGAAGCTCATGCTGAGCCATACATGAGGCTGCTGACAGTTGGTGATGTAGTCACAGGCCCACTTCAGGTATTTCATGCCATTGAGAAGGTTAGTAACATAGTACATGTCCTCAGAACTACAAGGCATAACGGGTTTCCAGTGATAGATGATTCTCCTTTTTCTGAAACCCCAATGCTATTTGGTTTAGTCCTCCGTGCCCATCTTCTAACGTTGCTAAAGAAAAAGGCTTTCCAGCCTACTCCTGTACGAATTAGTGATGATGCATTAGAGCAGTTCACATCAGAGAATTTTGCAAAGCAGGGTTTGGGTGATGGGGACAAAATAGAAGATGTAGATCTGACTGAGGAAGATATGGAGATGTTCATAGATTTGCATCCTTTTACTAACACTTCACCATATACTGTTGTGGAGACAATGTCACTGGCAAAGGCTCTCATACTTTTCCGGGAAGTTGGTTTAAGACACCTGCTGGTGGTCCCTAAAATGTCTAAT GGACAACCGGTGGTGGGTATATTGACGAGACACGATTTCATGCCTGAATATATCCTGGCTTGGCACCCTCTGCTGGTGAGAAGCAGATGGAAAAGATTAAGAATCCAGCTTCCTCGATGGGTTAAGTTCTTTTAG
- the LOC127805972 gene encoding putative chloride channel-like protein CLC-g isoform X2, with amino-acid sequence MRTKKTAPLASRSSLRHFAGRRRTLPRRSPSSAPTSPPSKASTMTENDLFKQDWRRRSKIQIGQYIFMKWTLCFLLGTLVCLIGFTVNLSVENIAGIKFVVTSNMMLYKKYLMAFLVFSVSNFSLTLLSSLITEFISREAAGSGIPEVKAYLNGVDAPGIFSLRTLVVKIVGSVLAVSSSLVIGKAGPMVHVGGCVAALVAQGGSKKYRLTWKWLQYFKNDRDLRDLVTCGSAAGMAVSFRAPVGGLLFAFEEMASWWRSALLWRAFFTTAVVAIFLRALIDVCFNGKCGLFGTGGLIMFDVTSASTTYHIEDVLPVLLLGVVGGILGGLFNFLLDNVLKLYSLINKKGAFYKILLACSISIFTSLLLFGLPWLASCQPCPADATEPCPTIGRSGNYKKFQCRPGHYNDLASLIFNTNDDAIKNLFSKNTDSEFHLSSICIFFVTCFFLSIFSYGIAVPAGLFVPVILIGASYGRLVGMLVGSHSNLNHGLFAVLGSASLLGGSMRMTVSLCVIILELTNNLLLLPLVMLVLLVSKTVADAFNGNIYDLIMKLKAFPYLEAHAEPYMRLLTVGDVVTGPLQVFHAIEKVSNIVHVLRTTRHNGFPVIDDSPFSETPMLFGLVLRAHLLTLLKKKAFQPTPVRISDDALEQFTSENFAKQGLGDGDKIEDVDLTEEDMEMFIDLHPFTNTSPYTVVETMSLAKALILFREVGLRHLLVVPKMSNGQPVVGILTRHDFMPEYILAWHPLLVRSRWKRLRIQLPRWVKFF; translated from the exons ATGCGGACGAAGAAGACTGCTCCCCTAGCCAGCCGCTCCTCCCTACGGCACTTCGCCGGTCGGCGTCGAACACTACCTCGCAGGTCGCCCTCGTCGGCTCCAACCTCTCCCCCATCGAAAGCCTCGACTATGA CAGAGAATGATTTGTTCAAGCAAGACTGGCGGAGGCGGAGCAAGATCCAGATAGGCCAGTACATCTTCATGAAGTGGACGCTCTGTTTCCTCCTGGGGACTCTTGTCTGCTTGATCGGCTTCACCGTCAACCTGTCCGTCGAGAACATCGCGGGCATCAAGTTCGTCGTTACCTCCAACATGATGTTGTACAAAAA GTATTTGATGGCATTTCTGGTATTTTCTGTATCAAATTTCTCGCTCACTTTGCTATCAAGTTTAATTACGGAATTTATATCACGGGAGGCTGCTGGGTCAGGAATACCAGAAGTAAAGGCCTACTTGAATGGAGTGGATGCACCAGGAATATTTTCCCTGAGGACCCTGGTTGTTAAG ATTGTTGGTAGCGTTCTTGCTGTGTCATCTTCTCTTGTCATTGGAAAGGCTGGACCCATGGTGCATGTTGGTGGATGTGTTGCTGCATTAGTGGCTCAGGGTGGCTCAAAGAAATATAGGTTGACTTGGAAATGGTTACAGTATTTCAAGAATGATCGAGATCTGCGAGATCTTGTAACCTGTGGATCAGCTGCTGGAATGGCCGTTTCCTTTCGTGCCCCAGTTGGCGGGCTGTTGTTTGCTTTTGAAGAAATGGCATCATG GTGGAGAAGTGCCCTCCTATGGAGAGCTTTTTTCACAACAGCTGTTGTTGCAATTTTTCTTCGTGCTCTGATTGATGTTTGTTTTAATGGAAAATGTGGGCTATTTGGTACTGGGGGTCTGATAATGTTTGATGTCACTTCAGCAAGTACTACTTACCACATTGAGGATGTGCTGcctgttcttcttcttggagTTGTAGGGGGTATATTGGGAGGtttattcaattttcttttagatAATGTTCTCAAGTTATACAGCCTAATTAATAA gAAAGGCGCCTTTTACAAAATACTTCTTGCCTGTTCAATCTCCATTTTTACCTCCCTCCTTTTATTTGGATTACCATGGCTTGCATCTTGCCAACCTTGCCCAGCTGATGCAACAGAACCTTGCCCTACTATTGGCCGATCTGGTAACTACAAGAAGTTTCAATGTCGTCCTGGTCACTACAATGATCTTGCCAGCCTCATTTTCAATACAAATGATGACGCAATCAAAAACCTATTCAGCAAGAACACTGATTCGGAGTTTCACTTATCATCAATTTGTATATTCTTTGTCACCTGCTTTTTCCTCAGTATCTTTAGTTATGGAATTGCAGTTCCTGCTGGTCTCTTTGTTCCTGTTATCTTGATTGGTGCATCTTATGGACGTCTTGTTGGAATGCTAGTTGGTTCACACTCAAACCTTAATCATGGACTTTTTGCTGTTCTGGGTTCTGCTTCACTGCTTGGTGGATCTATGAGGATGACAGTTTCCTTGTGTGTAATTATCCTAGAATTGACCAATAACTTATTGCTTCTCCCCCTTGTAATGCTGGTCCTTCTCGTTTCAAAGACTGTAGCTGATGCATTCAATGGAAACATTTATGACCTTATTATGAAGTTGAAGGCATTCCCTTACCTAGAAGCTCATGCTGAGCCATACATGAGGCTGCTGACAGTTGGTGATGTAGTCACAGGCCCACTTCAGGTATTTCATGCCATTGAGAAGGTTAGTAACATAGTACATGTCCTCAGAACTACAAGGCATAACGGGTTTCCAGTGATAGATGATTCTCCTTTTTCTGAAACCCCAATGCTATTTGGTTTAGTCCTCCGTGCCCATCTTCTAACGTTGCTAAAGAAAAAGGCTTTCCAGCCTACTCCTGTACGAATTAGTGATGATGCATTAGAGCAGTTCACATCAGAGAATTTTGCAAAGCAGGGTTTGGGTGATGGGGACAAAATAGAAGATGTAGATCTGACTGAGGAAGATATGGAGATGTTCATAGATTTGCATCCTTTTACTAACACTTCACCATATACTGTTGTGGAGACAATGTCACTGGCAAAGGCTCTCATACTTTTCCGGGAAGTTGGTTTAAGACACCTGCTGGTGGTCCCTAAAATGTCTAAT GGACAACCGGTGGTGGGTATATTGACGAGACACGATTTCATGCCTGAATATATCCTGGCTTGGCACCCTCTGCTGGTGAGAAGCAGATGGAAAAGATTAAGAATCCAGCTTCCTCGATGGGTTAAGTTCTTTTAG
- the LOC127805972 gene encoding putative chloride channel-like protein CLC-g isoform X3, which yields MSNDADEEDCSPSQPLLPTALRRSASNTTSQVALVGSNLSPIESLDYEIAENDLFKQDWRRRSKIQIGQYIFMKWTLCFLLGTLVCLIGFTVNLSVENIAGIKFVVTSNMMLYKKYLMAFLVFSVSNFSLTLLSSLITEFISREAAGSGIPEVKAYLNGVDAPGIFSLRTLVVKIVGSVLAVSSSLVIGKAGPMVHVGGCVAALVAQGGSKKYRLTWKWLQYFKNDRDLRDLVTCGSAAGMAVSFRAPVGGLLFAFEEMASWKGAFYKILLACSISIFTSLLLFGLPWLASCQPCPADATEPCPTIGRSGNYKKFQCRPGHYNDLASLIFNTNDDAIKNLFSKNTDSEFHLSSICIFFVTCFFLSIFSYGIAVPAGLFVPVILIGASYGRLVGMLVGSHSNLNHGLFAVLGSASLLGGSMRMTVSLCVIILELTNNLLLLPLVMLVLLVSKTVADAFNGNIYDLIMKLKAFPYLEAHAEPYMRLLTVGDVVTGPLQVFHAIEKVSNIVHVLRTTRHNGFPVIDDSPFSETPMLFGLVLRAHLLTLLKKKAFQPTPVRISDDALEQFTSENFAKQGLGDGDKIEDVDLTEEDMEMFIDLHPFTNTSPYTVVETMSLAKALILFREVGLRHLLVVPKMSNGQPVVGILTRHDFMPEYILAWHPLLVRSRWKRLRIQLPRWVKFF from the exons ATGTCGAACGATGCGGACGAAGAAGACTGCTCCCCTAGCCAGCCGCTCCTCCCTACGGCACTTCGCCGGTCGGCGTCGAACACTACCTCGCAGGTCGCCCTCGTCGGCTCCAACCTCTCCCCCATCGAAAGCCTCGACTATGA GATAGCAGAGAATGATTTGTTCAAGCAAGACTGGCGGAGGCGGAGCAAGATCCAGATAGGCCAGTACATCTTCATGAAGTGGACGCTCTGTTTCCTCCTGGGGACTCTTGTCTGCTTGATCGGCTTCACCGTCAACCTGTCCGTCGAGAACATCGCGGGCATCAAGTTCGTCGTTACCTCCAACATGATGTTGTACAAAAA GTATTTGATGGCATTTCTGGTATTTTCTGTATCAAATTTCTCGCTCACTTTGCTATCAAGTTTAATTACGGAATTTATATCACGGGAGGCTGCTGGGTCAGGAATACCAGAAGTAAAGGCCTACTTGAATGGAGTGGATGCACCAGGAATATTTTCCCTGAGGACCCTGGTTGTTAAG ATTGTTGGTAGCGTTCTTGCTGTGTCATCTTCTCTTGTCATTGGAAAGGCTGGACCCATGGTGCATGTTGGTGGATGTGTTGCTGCATTAGTGGCTCAGGGTGGCTCAAAGAAATATAGGTTGACTTGGAAATGGTTACAGTATTTCAAGAATGATCGAGATCTGCGAGATCTTGTAACCTGTGGATCAGCTGCTGGAATGGCCGTTTCCTTTCGTGCCCCAGTTGGCGGGCTGTTGTTTGCTTTTGAAGAAATGGCATCATG gAAAGGCGCCTTTTACAAAATACTTCTTGCCTGTTCAATCTCCATTTTTACCTCCCTCCTTTTATTTGGATTACCATGGCTTGCATCTTGCCAACCTTGCCCAGCTGATGCAACAGAACCTTGCCCTACTATTGGCCGATCTGGTAACTACAAGAAGTTTCAATGTCGTCCTGGTCACTACAATGATCTTGCCAGCCTCATTTTCAATACAAATGATGACGCAATCAAAAACCTATTCAGCAAGAACACTGATTCGGAGTTTCACTTATCATCAATTTGTATATTCTTTGTCACCTGCTTTTTCCTCAGTATCTTTAGTTATGGAATTGCAGTTCCTGCTGGTCTCTTTGTTCCTGTTATCTTGATTGGTGCATCTTATGGACGTCTTGTTGGAATGCTAGTTGGTTCACACTCAAACCTTAATCATGGACTTTTTGCTGTTCTGGGTTCTGCTTCACTGCTTGGTGGATCTATGAGGATGACAGTTTCCTTGTGTGTAATTATCCTAGAATTGACCAATAACTTATTGCTTCTCCCCCTTGTAATGCTGGTCCTTCTCGTTTCAAAGACTGTAGCTGATGCATTCAATGGAAACATTTATGACCTTATTATGAAGTTGAAGGCATTCCCTTACCTAGAAGCTCATGCTGAGCCATACATGAGGCTGCTGACAGTTGGTGATGTAGTCACAGGCCCACTTCAGGTATTTCATGCCATTGAGAAGGTTAGTAACATAGTACATGTCCTCAGAACTACAAGGCATAACGGGTTTCCAGTGATAGATGATTCTCCTTTTTCTGAAACCCCAATGCTATTTGGTTTAGTCCTCCGTGCCCATCTTCTAACGTTGCTAAAGAAAAAGGCTTTCCAGCCTACTCCTGTACGAATTAGTGATGATGCATTAGAGCAGTTCACATCAGAGAATTTTGCAAAGCAGGGTTTGGGTGATGGGGACAAAATAGAAGATGTAGATCTGACTGAGGAAGATATGGAGATGTTCATAGATTTGCATCCTTTTACTAACACTTCACCATATACTGTTGTGGAGACAATGTCACTGGCAAAGGCTCTCATACTTTTCCGGGAAGTTGGTTTAAGACACCTGCTGGTGGTCCCTAAAATGTCTAAT GGACAACCGGTGGTGGGTATATTGACGAGACACGATTTCATGCCTGAATATATCCTGGCTTGGCACCCTCTGCTGGTGAGAAGCAGATGGAAAAGATTAAGAATCCAGCTTCCTCGATGGGTTAAGTTCTTTTAG
- the LOC127805973 gene encoding calmodulin-binding receptor-like cytoplasmic kinase 3, which yields MRRMKFRCNISLRMAVIIWSFLLVVQWPIIFASELLVQLKVCGTDHISYYSNLDHDIFYINGKLLDKDLFCKALQVYHANHCLITGDLVNHLCGLDHPLGELPSKAGRKLLDKFVREDSGRHHFLQNSHTSQDKDSYKSLLSPKKLAVSVPGVFILCCSLLCPCFRARKKPTAHILSNDEASMGSVFHAQMSPVREKVPASPLRVPPSPSRFSMSPQLQRVGSIHLTMSQVAKATHNFSLSAMVGEGGFGTVYKGKLPDGQVVAIKRAKKEHFEDLNAEFRSEVDLLAKIDHRNLVKLLGFIEKGHERVIITEFVPNGTLREHLDGQRGKILDFNQRLEISIDIAHALTYLHLYSEKQIIHRDVKSSNILLTEGMRAKVADFGFARLGSMESDKTHISTKVKGTLGYLDPDYMKTYQLTPKSDVYSFGVLLLEILTGRRPVDAKKPPDERITLRWAFKYHGEGRNQEMVDPLMQEVVDNDILVKMFDLAILCAAPTRADRPDMKIVGEHLWSIRMDYLRSGRRG from the exons ATGCGAAGGATGAAATTTAGGTGTAATATCTCATTGAGAATGGCAGTAATTATTTGGAGCTTCTTACTGGTGGTGCAATGGCCCATAATCTTTGCCTCTGAGTTGTTGGTACAGTTAAAGGTTTGTGGCACCGATCACATCAGCTACTACAGCAACTTGGATCATGATATCTTTTACATAAACGGGAAATTACTTGATAAAGATTTGTTCTGCAAGGCCCTTCAAGTGTACCATGCAAACCACTGCCTCATTACAGGAGACCTAGTAAATCATTTATGTGGATTGGATCACCCATTAG GTGAGTTGCCTTCTAAGGCAGGAAGGAAGCTTTTAGACAAGTTTGTTCGAGAAGATTCTGGGAGACATCATTTTCTCCAGAACAGCCACACGAGTCAAGACAAAGACAGTTACAAATCTTTGTTAAGCCCAAAGAAGTTGGCTGTGTCTGTGCCTGGGGTTTTTATTCTGTGCTGCAGTTTACTGTGTCCGTGCTTTCGTGCAAGAAAGAAACCAACAGCTCATATTCTTTCGAACGACGAAGCCTCAA TGGGTTCAGTTTTCCATGCACAAATGAGTCCTGTCCGCGAAAAGGTCCCTGCCAGTCCACTACGAGTGCCTCCTAGCCCTTCTAGATTCTCCATGTCTCCACAACTTCAAAGGGTTGGATCGATTCATTTAACTATGAGTCAGGTTGCCAAGGCCACCCACAACTTTTCACTCTCAGCGATGGTTGGTGAAGGAGGCTTTGGAACGGTCTACAAGGGCAAGTTACCTGATGGTCAAGTGGTTGCCATAAAGCGAGCAAAGAAG GAACACTTCGAAGATCTAAATGCTGAGTTCAGGAGTGAAGTTGATCTTCTGGCCAAGATTGATCACCGAAATCTAGTGAAACTGCTTGGTTTTATAGAGAAAGGCCACGAACGTGTCATCATTACTGAGTTTGTGCCAAACGGTACCCTTAGAGAACATTTGGATG GTCAACGTggtaaaattttagattttaatcaGCGACTTGAGATCTCCATTGATATTGCCCATGCCCTAACTTATCTCCATCTCTATTCAG AAAAGCAAATTATACACCGGGATGTAAAATCATCCAATATTCTCCTCACAGAGGGCATGAGAGCAAAAGTAGCTGATTTTGGATTTGCAAGACTCGGTTCAATGGAGTCTGATAAAACACACATCTCAACCAAAGTGAAAGGAACTCTTGGTTACCTTGATCCTGACTATATGAAGACCTACCAACTGACCCCTAAAAGTGATGTATACTCATTTGGGGTATTATTACTAGAAATATTAACAGGGCGGCGCCCTGTGGACGCCAAGAAACCTCCTGATGAAAGGATAACACTTAGATGG GCCTTCAAGTACCACGGTGAAGGAAGAAACCAGGAGATGGTGGATCCTCTGATGCAGGAAGTGGTCGACAATGACATACTGGTGAAAATGTTCGATTTGGCAATCCTCTGTGCAGCACCAACGCGAGCTGATCGTCCAGACATGAAAATCGTGGGGGAACACTTATGGTCAATTAGGATGGATTATCTTCGAAGTGGAAGGAGAGGGTAA